In a single window of the Nicotiana tomentosiformis chromosome 8, ASM39032v3, whole genome shotgun sequence genome:
- the LOC138897253 gene encoding uncharacterized protein — MVANTLRRKAESMGSLAFIPAGERSLSKDVQALANKFVRLDILEPIRVLACIVSQSSLLECIKYCQYDDPHLHVFKDTVLRGGAKEVSTGDDGVLRLEGWILVLYVDGLGEMILEKDHSTWYSIDLGVVKMKLLQNYFEDLSHMLDFSSLHLDVNLAYEKEPVAIFDRQPDAGQLNH; from the exons aTGGTAGCAAACACCTTacgtagaaaggcagagagtatgggaaGTTTAGCATTTATTCCAGCTGGGGAAAGGTCTTTGTCTaaggatgttcaggctttggccaacaagtttgtgagattggatatacTGGAGCCTATCAGGGTTCTTGCTTGTATTGTATCCCAATCATCTTTGTTGGAGTGCATCAAGTattgtcagtatgatgatccccatttacatgtctttaaggacacggtgcTGCGAGGTGGTGCAAAGGAAGTGTCTActggtgatgatggtgtattgcgTCTCGAGGGCTGGATTCTTGTTCTTTACGTGGATGGGTTAGGGGAAATGATTCTTGAGAAGGATCATAGTACGTGGTATTCTATTGATTTGGGTGTTGTGAAGATGAAAT TGCTTCAGAATTACTTTGAGGATCTTTCACATATGTTGGATTTCAGTTCATTGCACTTGGACGTGAATCTAGCTTATGAGaaagagccggtggccatttttgaTAGGCAG CCTGATGCTGGTCAACTAAATCATTAA